A genomic stretch from Thermoanaerobaculia bacterium includes:
- a CDS encoding metal ABC transporter ATP-binding protein: MVDALEVKDLSIRFGDAEVFRGLTFRVPEGSSLAIIGPNGCGKTVLFKALVGAIPYRGQVRWQPGVRIGYVPQKLDVARDLPLTGRDLLRAKARVAKAADDTSETLRRVGLEGIEGKLIGTLSGGQFQRLLVAMALLGRPNVLLLDEPTAGVDGPGQEKLNELVRHVQEERDLTVLLISHELSVVYRYATNVLCLSREQSWFGPPRTILTPERLRELYGEPVEYHVHDA, translated from the coding sequence GTGGTCGACGCCCTCGAAGTCAAAGACCTGTCGATCCGATTCGGCGACGCGGAGGTCTTCCGGGGGCTGACGTTTCGGGTCCCCGAGGGCAGCTCGCTCGCCATCATCGGACCCAACGGCTGCGGAAAGACCGTCCTCTTCAAAGCCCTGGTCGGAGCGATCCCGTATCGGGGCCAGGTCCGATGGCAGCCCGGCGTCCGGATCGGATACGTGCCCCAGAAGCTCGACGTCGCGCGCGATCTGCCCCTGACCGGAAGGGACCTGCTGCGGGCGAAGGCGCGCGTCGCGAAGGCCGCGGATGACACGTCGGAGACCCTTCGACGCGTCGGTCTGGAGGGCATCGAGGGCAAGCTCATCGGAACGCTCTCGGGCGGACAGTTCCAGCGCCTCCTCGTGGCCATGGCCCTCCTCGGCCGGCCGAACGTCCTGCTGCTCGACGAACCCACCGCCGGCGTCGACGGTCCCGGGCAGGAAAAACTGAACGAGCTCGTCCGGCACGTCCAGGAGGAGCGGGATCTGACGGTCCTCCTGATCTCCCACGAGCTCAGCGTCGTCTATCGATACGCGACCAACGTGCTTTGCCTGAGCCGCGAACAATCGTGGTTCGGCCCGCCCAGAACGATCCTGACCCCCGAGCGGTTGCGCGAGCTCTACGGCGAACCGGTCGAATACCACGTCCATGACGCTTGA